The sequence below is a genomic window from Glycine max cultivar Williams 82 chromosome 20, Glycine_max_v4.0, whole genome shotgun sequence.
AGAGAAAATTATACTTAATTCATATGAACAGTCTATCTTAAATCacattaatatttgaaatacCGGAAATTATGCTATTATGATTTTAgtactttttaattataattataataattttaataaaaaattgtttttgaatcACACTATCTTATGATTTAACTCTTCAAATTGTGCATATTTATCTATAATATAATTGAGAGAAATCAACCTCTTAAATAAATCTCAATACTTTAAGAGATTAATCCTTATTGATTCTTGATCGAGGTAGCTGAGTTCAcccaaaaatataatacaatagtatattattatgtaatttgttgagatttttgtatatattttagattaaataatatgaaaataattattatcaaattttcaaatcaaataatcGAATGtgttttttccaaaaaataatatttaaattttattgtgcttttccaaaaaaataatttaattaaaatatagtgATTGTCACCTAATTACACTTTTATATACTAAGTATATGAcaagtttattaaatttataataactcctaaagtgtatttttttctctctcaaacaaaatatttctagTACACATGACCAAGAATCAAGGTCTTGATAacaataacatattttaaaactcaattatttataaataatgttaaattCTTCGTTATAAAAAACTTTAcacttaaaaaaacatttacatgtcattattttggagaaaaagatataaaaacttagtacaatttttttttatctcacttttaactttaaatagatttcaaaacaataaattgaaaatgtttaaggttataaaaatttaaaaaacacagACTAATTTAAACgattataaaaacatataaattttttcataaattatttttatctatagcAATGAAACTTAAATATGAAGAAGcttaaaataacttatatatataactcaaCAAACTGAGTTAGATTTCTTTGTTTCATAAAgtttaataaacataattatattttttaatactctCAATTAGAAAACATCCTTGATATAAtagtataattattaaaaaaaataacaatcttTCTCCTGTTTGTGATTGGATAAGCAATATATGGAATACATGCAAGTACTATTATTTATATCCACGTTGGTCGGTAActtgtttttcaatttcaggTGGTCGTGTGGTGCAACGCAGTCCTTTTTCTATTTGTATGTTTGTATGAGACTGAGAAAGATAGAGAGATAGTGTGTGCAGAAGATGTGGCTATTCGGCAGAAAAGGGGCTTCTGGGTTTTCATCATCATCCACTGCAGAGCAAGTCACTGAAGGAATTGATGGAACTGGTTTCACTGCCATTGTCACAGGTTAATGATTCCCAGATGTGTATCTTTCCCTtatgaaaaaatcatttttttcttacaactTTTTCATCTGATCTTGCTGATGCTTTTTTGTTATAATCGTTGGCTAAAAAAAACCAtatatgttttgattttgatgCAAATTTTCTTGTATCCAGTTCAATGATTGACTGaacaaattgaaaaagaaaaaaaaaaatcatttcttgTTCAATTGGCTTCTGCTATAGCCAACCAAGCTATACggtagttttttttcttccaccTATATTATTTTTCCATCATGTTAATGAGTTTTTGAGCGTGCCTTACTGTtgaatacatgttttttttgctatatgttGCATAGATAGAACCAATGTTTTAAATTGCAGACATACACAGTTGAGATTTCGTAGCGATCCTTGATATTATGGGAAATTGCGGCTGGTTCAGCCATGATTGTGGTCACAGAAATCCCAAAAATCTTGATGTTGCGGCTGAAATTGTGGTCGCACACCGTTCTTTTATAGCTTGTATAGAACTATTGGGAAGTAGAACCCTGCAAATTTGCATCAGATGTTGGCTTGTGGAGTGATTTACAAGCTTTGTCAATGAAGATCCAAACCCGGCATTGAACTAATGCCTTTTGCAGTGGACTCTATATGATTTAGCCCAAGAAAATTGCATCCCTAGAACTAAGTTAATGCAGCAACAAAAACTGGCGTCTTTGGTGGGGCATAACTTGTGCACTCTGCATATGCATGCTTCGTTGAATTTTTGCTACTGGCGTGATAGATAATTCTTGAAATGTTCCGTTGTTTAACTGTGGTTTGTGGACATTATGGTAACAGGGGCATCCAGTGGTATTGGCACTGAGACTACGCGTGTTCTTGCTTTGCGTGGTGTCCATGTGATTATGGGTGTGAGAAATATGCTTGCTGCTAAAGATGTCAAAGAAACAATACTCAAGGAGATTCCCTCCGCTAAAGTTGATGCCATGGAGTTAGATCTCAGTTCGATGAAGTCTGTCAGGAAATTTGCATCAGAGTTTAAGTCCTCTGGTCTTCCATTGAACATCTTAATGTAAGAAAAGGAGATGGCATGCATCACATTATCAACTTTATtttcactatttattttatcactttGTTTTTAGTAAAGTTGTTAGTTACTAGTTCCCTCTCATTATGCGTGCCTATGTTCCAATTGAGCCCTCTTAATCCCAATCTTCAAGGAAACACAGGAGTAATATTGCTTTCTGGTTTGTTTGTTATTATAAGAAACAATGCAGGAATTATGGCTTGCCCTTTCAGTCTCTCTAAAGACAAAATTGAACTACAGTTTGCCACAAATCACATAGGTATGTTTAATGTGTGTATGTGTAATACTACACTGACGATTGTCGCAACCAATATAATTGGGTCATATTGATTCTTTAACTGCACAGACTGAGAAGATGTGGTAGTGATCTTAATCctgatgtttttatttaatataattttgcagGTCATTTTCTCTTGACAAATCTTTTGTTGGacactattaaaaaaacttcACGTGAATcaaagaaagaaggaagaatTGTTAATGTTTCCTCTGAGGCTCACCGATTTGCATATTCTGAAGGAATCTGTTTTGACAAAATTAATGATGAATCAAGGTAATATGTAACCTAAATTCAAATTATGACAAGATATTCTggcaatctttttttttatctttgtaactTTTAATGAAAGAGGAACTTATTGAGAGAGGAAAGGAAGGCTCGTGCTGgagatttcaattttattatctCAGGCAATCAGCTCtagtatttgttttattataaaaattattattcaatgTTAAGTTTATGATTAtgctatgaattttttttattgctcaGATTTTCTGTGAGTATTGGAGAATATGCCAGATCTGATGCAAAAAATCTGTTGATAGGATTTAGTGCTCATGGATATAATTGTAGACCTATACTTATGTACATCTTAGTTGCATTTAGTAGAATTAAGAACGGAGACATGATTTTTGTATTACTTGCTGAAAGAAGAAGCGGTGTATATTTGATTACGCTTGCTTGTTTACAGCTAAAACGGTTCACTCACTTtagttttcttgaaaaattaaGCATGAAAGCACGATTCCTGTTCCTGTAGTATTTATCGACTGGAGAAGTGTTATGTACAATTACATTTGCTTCCTTGATTTCAGTTACAACAACTGGCGTGCATATGGGCAGTCAAAGCTTGCCAACATTTTACATGCAAATGAACTTACAAGACGTCTCAAGGTGTGCTGGCTTCTCCTTTACAGTGGTGTAATTTACATATTATCTGGTTAAATAGTCAGTTAATAGTACTCTTTTTTTGCACCATAGTGCAACATTTTAGCTGGCCATTGAAGGACATAACAAGTTACCATTATTATCCCTGATTTATGTTAGCTTTTGACTGATTAATAAGAGACTGATCCTTAGTTTTATGTGTTCGTTCATTGTCTCTTTGGCTTTTGTCAGTTGATTAAGAAACTTATATTTCTAATTGAACATAATCAGATTGTGGCATGACCTTtgttaaatgtaaataattccTATTTTCACCTTGGTTCAAATGTGAACAACTCTATTGTATTTTTGAGTTATCTTTGCTTTCTTGCTTGATAGGTTAGCAGATTCACACTTGAGCCaaatttgtttcttctttctgaTTCACTATGTTCATTGTGCTCTAAGGAATTAAACTATTTTATCAGAAGCTATCAGCTTATCTAGGATTTCATTTAgaattacttaatttttaacagtatttttcttcttcacactACACTCTTTCTAATCCCTTTATCTTGTTggttatgtataaaaaattgcTCATTATTGTAattatctattaattaattCTGACCATATCTTTTGAGAATATGGTTGTTGACTTGTTTTAAGAAAAAGTAGGTGATTGTTGATGTCCAATATTTGTTAGTCACAATTTCATTGGAAATTTTAGCCACTCAATTTAGGTTTGTGACaaagtttgaactttgaattcCTTATGGAAAACACAATCATATAATCATCACGTtactttgtttttcattctgCTTTTCAgtgtctttctttttctttgtttgatgAGTAAAGATGGTGCTTTGTTTTTGCCACATTTACTGTCTTTTATGTGTATAATATTATGTATTGCATCTTGATCAGGAAGATGGGGTGGATATTTCTGCAAATTCTCTTCATCCAGGAACAATCACCACCAATCTTTTCCGGCATAACAGTGCAGTGAATGGTAACTACCACGTTGTTCTATTCATGTGAATTCATGTTCAGGTCTAGGAATTGTGTAGGTCATGGGTTTTGGTATACTAAATGATGTATTCtgcattatcttttttatttgtttcattttagttGTCTTTTAAAATGCAATAAGCTCGCATTTGTCTACATTGCTTTATGGTGTTATATCCTAAATTTGGTACaagaatatttttcaaaaaacaacagTTTAATACCTAATAGGAAAAGGTTGGTGATGAAACACTAGGGGTGAGAATTGGTGtaagatttttatttgaatgaaaGAGCCTAAGCTCTTACGAAGGACACCAGAGCCTCATCTCCTCAGGGAAGAACTTTCTCTGTCTAAAAGCTACCAAAATATCCAACCTTCTTCTCACACTATTCAGACTTGATTCCCACATTGGAAGTGTAGGATTGCAGTGTGCAGCTTGAGCTCTTAAATTACAACAGCTGACATTTGTGGTGTGGTTCTTCTGAGGTTCTTATCAATTGGTATTAGACATTCGGATTGTTGTGGAGTGTGACAGGATGTTAGGATCCAATTGCAAGGTATGGGGCTTGGCTACTTGAGTTTCACATTGGAAGTACAAGGTTCTGATGTGGGTTTATAAGGCCTTGAGCTTTGCCATTACAACAACTAGTTTTTATGGTGCATTCTCCCATGGTTCTTATCACTCTACCACTCCCCTTGCCCCTATAAGTATAACCACACTCTGCTAGGCCTTTTCTGCTTACAAGTATAGGCCTATGTTCAATCTTGCTGCTTAAATCAGGTCCATGATCAGGTACTCTATCAGTTAGCTTTATTGAATATTGAATACAGATATGCTGAAGAACATCTTGAACAATCTTGTGAAGCACTCCCCATGATCACTCGCTGAAGGCCTTTTAGTTTTATAACACTTAATTGCTACATCAATTCCTGTCTatgaaatttgtttattttttttttattgcagaTAATGATAGTAGCTGAGTTTTATGTGTATATTTCTGTTTGATTTGAGCAGGTCTAATTAATGTGATTGGGAGACTGGTGCTTAAAAATGTCCAGCAGGTACGTTGAATCAGTATGACCTATGATTTATAAATGTCAGGGACACCATGTTGTTATTTAGGGCATTACCAATTTTATTATGAATACCAATACTCATGAGTTGTCAAACATTTATTTGTTGTTAATTATATTTGGTACGATTAAAACCATTTGTTatgaaattaagtaattaaCCAGTAAATAATTGACAACTCACCTAGATGCAGTATCCATAAGGATACAATGTACTCTTTTTAACCCAGAATAGGATTCAAACACTCCTCGTGTTTCATATGGGATTTTCCTGACACCTTGTCCAACCTTTAATGCAGGGAGCAGCAACAACATGCTATGTAGCATTGCACCCACAAGTAAAGGGAATCAGTGGCAAGTATTTTTCAGACAGTAATTTGGCAAAAACAACCGCACAGGGGACTGACTCTGATTTGGCCAAGAAACTATGGGATTTCAGCATGGATTTGACTAAGTAACCCAAGTGTTATCTGTCAATGGAGATACTTATTAAATGAACAGCATCAATTATATAACTTGCTGTAATATATTTATAGCGAGATTTTGATTCCTAAATTGCATAGACATAAGTTTTAGGCTTACTCTATAATTTAATGGTCCTACTCTACTCCAACCTTTTACTTTGCACAGAATTTATACCAATTTGAGTCGCAAACATGGAGTTTCAATCTCTTCGTTAAGAGTGTGACTTTCTACACTATTATTTTAAGCCATCGTGGGAAACTCCTCACCAATCAATGTCTCTTTGGTTCACACATTCTCGGACAAACCAAGATTCATCCGTGGGTGTCTATTCCTCTTTAAGCTCTTGTGACATTTTTGCATCAAATCACAGAGCAGGACTTTCTGTTATGGTAACAATTAGTGGAGCCTGTTATTAAGGCTCATTGCTTGCACCACTTTCTTGTTTCTCTGTAAATAAGCTCACGTTCCTCACTGTTTTTCACCAATCCAACATTTCTGGTGTGGAAGTGGCAGGACCAAATGTTGCTTTCTTGGATCCAATTGTCACTCTCTAGTCTTTTAATGCCCTTAAGTGTGTGCTCCAACACCTGAGCCAGTTTCTAATAAAGTTGTTACACATTTTTGCTCAACTTCCTTAGTGTTTTTCTCTCACCATTTACTTTACCGTCTTTGGGTTAAATATTCAGGAAGACTTTTTGTCGCCCATAATAGTTTTTATAGAGGATGTATGTGATTTTGtgccgatttttttttttaattatgaatggGTGGCAGTTAgaaaatttgttttcaattttatacCTGCGAATAAATCTTTAGCTATAACTTGCTTTACATAACTAATTCTTGTCATTTGAAACTCAtggctacatttttttttccatttgaaTGACAACAAATTCTTTCATAACTTAATTGAAGAcatctcaaaaaataaaaaaacttaattgaagACTTTTCTTACATgaacaactttaaaaaaatttatacattaatatCTATATACAAATTTGTTAACACACATTATAATACATGAGATgaacacttttatatttttataaatgcaAACATAGAAGATATGAAAAGATATAACAAAcggtgataaatattttttatgaaagtaTAAGAAATCATACTTAATTCATAGAATGAACAATTTTCcttaaattacattaatatttgaattacttgaaagaaattatgttattataattttaataacttttaattattgttataataattttaactaatttatttttagcttaTTTATAATCTTCTGACTTAATTCTTCAAATTGCATATTCTTATTTGTAATATAAGAGTatgttattattgatttattgatatttttatatattttgatcaaattattattatcattaaattttcaaatcaaatcactGATTGAGACTTTTTctccaaataatattaaaagtgtattttgatttttttaacaaaaaataattaaaatgcatcaATTGTaatctaattacaaattatcatgtataataaatttattgacttttataataattactttcaaattcatatttaaaaaagcattcacatgttttttttatgaaaaatataaaaattaataaatataaatctcactttaactttaaaaactagctttaaataacttttaaaacaataaactagaacatttaaatttataaaaaaatcaaactaactTATATCATAGTTTTCATAGTGTTTATTAGgcatatataattaatacatgattttttaatacattaatgAATTAAAACACATTCTTCATATGGctttaataaatacaattattttaaaaatgaacgaAAATTTTCTTGTTTGGCATTGGATGAGTCATAAATGTAATAATACATGCAGTCTACATCCACGTCGGTTGGCTAACAGGGTAGCTAAAGTAAGGAGCTGAGACAGATTCTCCTCTTTCTTTTGGGACATCATATGTTCTACGTTCTCAAGAACATGCTATTAGCTGATGTCTCAGGAATTTCTGTTATAAGACGTATATAACTTTTCCTCTTTAGTTGTTGACTTGTTTAGTTTTCTGATTGATTAAAAAATCCACTTTGGTTGGTCACTTGTATCTCAGTTTCAGGTGGTGGTGCAACGCTGAGTTgtgtgagagaatgagaaagaTAGAGAGATAGTGTGTGCAGAAGATGGACCATTCAGCAGAAAAGGGGCTTCTGGGTTTTCATCATCATCCACTGCAGAGCAAGTCACTGAAGGAATTGATGGAACTGGTCTCACTGCCATTGTCACAGCTCCCTCActtctttccatttttcttctttttcttatataatttcCAGATGGGTATCTTttccttgtaaaaaaaaaaaatcatttttttctgaTAACTTTTTGTTCTGATCTTGCTGATGCTGTTCTGTCCTAATAGTTGGCTAAGAAAAATCACTATTTATTCGTATGTTTTGATGCAAATTTTCTTCTATCCAGTTCAATGATGAACTGAACAAATTGAAAAATGTTTCATTTCTAGTTCAATTGAACAGATATTGGCATGTGGAGTGACTTACAAGCTTTTTTAATGAAGATACAAAACCACATTGAACTAATGCCTTTTGTATTTGACTCTATAATTTAGCCCAAGATGATTGCACTCTGTTAATGCAGCAACAAAAGCCGGAGTCTTTGGTGGGGCATAACTTGTGCATCTCTGCATATGCATGCTTCGTTGAATTCCCACTGGCATGATAAGTAATTCTTAGAATGTTCCATTGTTTAAATGTGGTATCCGGACATTATGGTAACAGGAGCATCCAGTGGTATTGGTGCTGAGACTACACGTGTTCTTTCTTTGCATGGTGTCCATGTGATTATGGGTGTCAAAAATATGTTTGCCGCTAAAGATGTCAAAGAAACAATACTTAAGGAGATTCCCTCCGCCAAAGTTGATGCCATGGAGTTAGATCTCTGTTCGATGGAGTCTGTCAAGAAATTTGCATCAGACTTTAAGTCCTCTGGTCTTCCATTGAACATCT
It includes:
- the LOC100796920 gene encoding short-chain dehydrogenases/reductase family protein, whose protein sequence is MWLFGRKGASGFSSSSTAEQVTEGIDGTGFTAIVTGASSGIGTETTRVLALRGVHVIMGVRNMLAAKDVKETILKEIPSAKVDAMELDLSSMKSVRKFASEFKSSGLPLNILINNAGIMACPFSLSKDKIELQFATNHIGHFLLTNLLLDTIKKTSRESKKEGRIVNVSSEAHRFAYSEGICFDKINDESSYNNWRAYGQSKLANILHANELTRRLKEDGVDISANSLHPGTITTNLFRHNSAVNGLINVIGRLVLKNVQQGAATTCYVALHPQVKGISGKYFSDSNLAKTTAQGTDSDLAKKLWDFSMDLTK